Genomic segment of Paenibacillus sp. FSL R5-0623:
AAGTCCACGGGACCTCAATTACGCTCTCGTCTGCGTTCGTCCAGAGTCAGCAGTATCCGGTTTATTATTACGTGGTCCTTTTCCGTTTTCATCGTCTTGGTACTGACCATCATGGCGATGCTTCTGCATGACAAGTTCACGCAGGCTGCCGAGCGAAGTGCGGAACTCACGACGAGACAGATTGTGGATCAGGTCAGTTATAACCTGGAAGATTACGTCCGCAGTATGTCTCATCTGTACCGTGCCATTGAGGAACATATGCTGCGTGACGGGACATGGGAAGGGGAACTGGTGGACAAACAGCTCGACACACTGCTCAGCAGTCGTGAAGATATCATCTCGATTACTCTGCTTGATTCCACGGGGAAATTGCTCAAGAACCGACCTACAGCTGAATTAAAACCAAGTGCCCATGTGACACAGCAAGGGTGGTTTCAGTCTGCGCTTCGTGTGCCGGATCACCTGAGTTTCTCGTTGCCTCATATTCAGAACATGTACAGAGGTCCATATAAATGGGTCGTTTCCATGAGCAAAGGCATAACGATACGGCAAAATGGTCAGGATCGGCAGGTTATCCTGCTGGTCGATATCAATTTCAAACAGATGGATGAACTGAGCCGTCGGGTCAGTCTGGGGCAACGAGGATATGTCTATATCATCGATGAAAGTGCGGGCAATATCGTGTACCATCCGCAGCAGCAATTGATGTATATGGGACTCAAAAGCGAAAATATAGAACAGGCTTTGGTGGCTTCCGGCAGTTACGAAGATGAAGCAGATGGACAGAAAAGGCTGAATACCGTGAAGTCCGTTGCCAATATCGGGTGGAAAATCGTCGGTGTTGCTTATCTGGATGAGATTATGACAACGCGTCAGGAGGTCAATGGATATCTCATTCGTGTACTGGTCGTTGTTCTGGTATTGGTCATTCTCGTATCGCTGTTTCTTTCCTCCAGTCTGACGCGTCCGATCCGGCGAATGGAACGTAAGATGAAGGCGGTGGAGCGCGGGGATTTCAACGTGGAGTTGCCTATTGAAGGGCCGCTGGAGGTGGAACGACTATCTCGTCGCTTCAACCTGATGGTCAATAAAATTCGCACCCTGATGGATGAGATCATCCATGAACAGGAACAGAAGCGGAGTCTGGAGCTGGAAGCCTTGCAGGCCCAGATCAATCCGCATTTTCTATATAACACGCTGAATTCCGTGGTGCGCATGGTAGGTATGAGTCGCAATGAAGAAGTAATTACGATGATTACATCTCTTTCGCGCCTGTTCCGCATCAGTCTTAGTCAAGGTAAAACGATTATCACGGTCAGGGAAGAGCTGGAGCATGCGCAGCATTATTTGACGATTCAGCAGATGAGGTTCAAGCGCAAATTCAACTTTACGATTAAGGCCGATGAGACGCTTCTGGAATGCCTGACATTAAAGCTGGTGCTTCAACCCCTGATTGAGAACGCCATTGTTCATGGTATTGAGTACCACATGGACGAAGGAAGTATTGAGGTCGATGTCTATCGTGAGGACAATAAGCTGGTGTTTCGCATTACAGATAATGGGGTCGGCATGACGGAAGAACAGATGTTGGGATTACTGAGTGGCAGTCCGGTTGTCAAAAGCGGTGCAGGCTCCGGCGTAGCGGTACGCAACGTCCATGACCGGATTCGGCTTTATTATGGGGAGGGCTTCGGCCTTGAATTTGCAAGTGAGTTGGAGGAAGGCACCACGGTCTGGGTTCGGATTCCCATTCAATCGCAGCAGAAGGAGGGCGAGCCTAATGACAGATAATAAGGAGAATAGGAGCGATATCCACAGCCACAGAGTTGTAGGGTCATACATCCGTACGTTTTGGAAAAAGGTTGCTGCGAGCTTTCCTGGAATCCGGAAACGTCGGTTAGTAATCCAGACAGCTGCAAGCTGCTGCTGTCTGCTCATGTGCAGCGCCTGTGGCTTATCGAGTCCCGATGCTACGGCAGTACCACCACGTATCGCGCTGATTACGCCAGCTGGGACAGGGGAACTTGCGGAAGCTATCCGGCTCGGCGCTGAAGCGGCTGCCAAAGAGAGTGGAGCCGAACTGATTACCGTGGAAGCATACCCTTCCGATGGTGATATATACACGCCTGCCATTCTGGACTCTGCTGGAAGTCAGATGCAGGTCAAACAGGCAAATATCAACAGCCAAACGTTGTCTCGCAGTGCGCGAGAGCATGCACAGGTTGAGGCCGCCGCATCGGCTCTGAAGCAGGGAGCATCAGCTCTATTAGTCGATCCTTTGAGCGAGAAGGCACTTAGTGACATCATCCAGGAGGCACAGACAACAAATTCCAATGGAACCATTGTTCCTGTCATTGTGCTTAACGATGAATTTCCCGTGAAAGGCATCACCAGTTTCATCTCGATGGATAATGTTGAGGCGGGAAGACAGGCCGGCCAGGCTATGGCGGAGCTTCTGGAAGGAAAAGGGCATGTGGCTTTATTGGGCCCCGATCCTCTTAATTCTGGTCTTATTCAGAGAGAGCAGGGAGTTATGGAAGCCTTGGTACAGTATCCTGATATTCAAGTGGAACCCAAATCGATATGTAATACACGGGATGGATGTTGGCAGACTGCGAAGCAATTGCTGGACCAGCAGGAGGTGGATGGCTTCATTACTCTTCAGGAACCTGCTTCTCTGGGAGCAGCTGATGAACTGAATCGACGAAAATCTGCGGACAAGATAAGGATTGTTGGGTTTGGCAGTGAACAACAGCAACTGGAGCAATTGCAAGAAGGGGTCTTTGATCATCTCATCGTCCAGAATGGATACAGTGCAGGTTATCTGGGATTGAATCAAGCCGTTGCGCGGCTGAACAATCAACAGGTGCAAGCGAGAGTGTTACTTGAGACCAAGCTGGTTAGTACAGACAATATGTTCTGGATGGATAACCAGAAGCTGTTGTTTCCTTTTGTACAATGAACCAATGCTGGAACGAGTGCTGGAACGAATGCTGAATAAAAATTAAGGTGTTTGTTAACTTGAGGAAGATTTCGATAGAACAGGTGAAGATATTGTATTCGAATTTAATGTAAACCCTTTCATAATAAAGACATCGGTGAAGCCGAATGAACTTGGGGGAGGTCATTAGGATATGAAGAAAACATGGATGACACTGTTGATTACGGCATGTATGGTTGTGGCGGCGGGGTGTAGCAGCGGCGGAGACAGCGCAGGTGGAAGTACGGGAACAGATACAGGAGGCCAGACAGCAGCCGGTACGGAAGCGCCAAAGATTGGTGTCGCCATTTACAAATTCGATGATACGTTCATGACGGGTGTACGTAATGCCATGACCGCAGCAGCGGAAGGCGTTGCGACCCTGGATATCGTAGATAGCCAAAATGCACAGCCGACCCAGAACGAGAAAGTCGATCTGTTTGTGTCCAAGAAATATAATGCAATGGCTGTGAATCCGGTAGACCGCACGGCGGCAGGTGTCATCATTGACAAGGCCAAGGCAGCGAATATTCCAGTGGTGTTCCTCAACCGTGAGCCAGTAGCTGAAGATATGAATAAATGGGATAAAGTGTATTACGTAGGAGCAAAAGCGGAGGAGTCCGGTACGATCTCCGGTCAGCTGATTGTGGATTACTGGAAAGCACATCCGGAAGCGGACAAAAACGGCGATGGCAAACTGCAATACGTCATGCTGAAAGGGGAACCAGGTCACCAGGATGCAGAGCTTCGGACCAAATATTCGGTTCAGGCGATCCAGGATGCCGGTATCGAAGTGGAAGCACTGGCGGAAGACACGGCGATGTGGGATCGGGTGAAAGGTCAGGAGAAAATGCAAGCGTTTCTGGCTTCCCATGGTGACAAGATCGAAGCTGTTCTCGCAAACAATGATGACATGGCCTTGGGAGCCATTGAGGCATTGAAAGCAGCCGGATACTTCAAGGATGGCAAATCCATGCCGGTAGTAGGTGTAGATGCAACAGCTCCAGCCATTCAGGCTCTCCAGGATGGCACGATGCTGGGCACGGTGCTTAATGATGCCAAGAATCAGGGTGCAGCTACGGTGGCACTGGCTTCCGTTCTTGCCAAAGGTGAGACACCAACAAAGGAAAATACCAAATACGACATTACAGATGGTAAATACGTCTGGATTGCATACAAGAAGATTACAAAAGACAACATCGCTGACGCCCAATAACAGCACGAGACAGGGACGTCCGACATTCGGGTAGCGTCCCTTTTTTGCCGGTCATATGGAAGGGAGGAACCAAGATGGAGTCACCTTACCTGCTGGAGATGAATGGAGTTTCCAAAGCATTTCCGGGTGTGCAGGCACTAAGTCAGGTCACATTGAAAGTGAAACCGGGGACGGTTCACGCCTTAATGGGAGAGAATGGAGCGGGGAAATCCACACTTATGAAATGTCTGTTCGGGATGTATCGCCCCGATGAAGGAACGATACGCATCGAAGGAAAGGCTGTGGATATTCCGAATTCCAAAGCGGCCCTTCAGCAAGGCATATCCATGATTCATCAGGAGCTGAACCCGGTCCCGCATCGTCCGGTGATGGAGAATATCTGGCTGGGTCGTTTTCCGATGAGGGGAATATTGGTGGACGAGAAACGGATGTATACCGATACGCTGGCCCTGTTCAAGGACTTGAACCTGGATATTGATCCGAAGGCTCAGGCGGGAACACTGTCTGTCTCCAAGATTCAATCGATGGAAATCGCCAAGGCGGTCTCGTTTCAATCCAAAGTCATCGTCATGGATGAGCCAACTTCTTCCCTGACAGGCAAGGAAGTGGATCAGCTCTTCGCCATTATTAATGAACTGCGCAGTCGCGGCGTATCCATTATCTATATTTCACACAAGATGGAGGAGATCCTGACGATCTCGGATGAAGTGACGATCATGCGTGATGGTTTCGTTGTAGGAACTTGGGATGCTGCTGATCTAACAACAGATCTGATCATTACGCGTATGGTTGGCCGTGATCTGGACGAACGTTTCCCGGAACGGACGAACGTACCCAGTGAAGTGATATTAAAAGCCGAGGGTCTGACATCAAGCCAGTCCAAATCGTTTTGTGATGTATCCTTTGAGCTGCGAAAAGGTGAAGTGCTTGGCATTGGTGGCCTGGTTGGAGCACAGCGGACAGAACTGATTGAGTCCTTGTTTGGACTGCGCAGACTCGCTTCAGGTACAATTTCGATTCATGGGCGCAAGGTGAAGATTAACTCCCCCGCAGCAGCGAAGCGTCATAACATCGCGTTGCTCACCGAAGAACGAAGAGTCACAGGAATCTTCCCGGTGTTGTCGGTGTATGAGAACACGATCATTGCCAGTCTGGGGCGCTACCGAAATCGCGTGGGCTTGCTGGACGAGAAAAAGGGCCGCGAAGTGGCACGGGAGCAGACGCAGAAGTTCAGAACCAAAACGCCTTCAGTTAACACGCTGATTCGAAACCTGTCTGGCGGCAATCAGCAGAAAGTTCTGCTGGCCCGCTGGTTATTGACCGACCCCGAGATACTCCTGCTGGATGAACCGACACGTGGAATCGATGTAGGGGCCAAGTTCGAGATTTACACCATTATTACGGAACTGGCTCGTCAGGGCAAAAGCATTATCATGATTAGCTCAGAGATGCCTGAGCTTCTGGGTATGTCGGATCGCATTATGGTGATGAGCGAAGGGCGTCTCACCGGAATCGTGGACGGAGCCGAGGCAACAGAGCAGGATATTATGAGGCTGGCCGCGCAGCAGCGGATGGCTTAGTCAGGAGGGAAACAGATGAACACACAGATGATCAATCAAGTAAAACAATATGTAACACAACGCGCCATCTTTATCGTACTGATCCTGCTCATTATTGGTATTGCGATTGCCGATCCGAATTTTCTGGCCTTCTCCACACTGCGGGACATCTTGCAGCAGTCCTCCACACGGGCCATTATTGCGCTCGGTGCAGCCTTTATCCTTGTCACGGGCGGGGTCGATCTGTCCGCTGGACGGGTGGTTGGTCTGACGGCTGTTGTATCGGCATCGATGCTGCAAATTGACGAGTATGCCAACCGCTTCTTCCCCGATCTGCCCCATTTGCCGGTGTTGTTGCCGATTCTGGTTGGAATCACCGCAGGTCTATTCGTGGGTTTGGTCAATGGACTGATTGTCGCCAAATTACATGTACCTCCTTTTATCGCAACGCTGGGTACGATGGTTGCCGTGTACGGACTGAACTCCATTTATTTTGATACGGAACCCAACCAGTCACAGCCGATCGGAGGATTGCGACCGGACTTCACCGTCATTGGCTCTGGATACATTGATCTGGGCGGGGGTTATTCCATCCCGTATATTGTCCTCATTGCGATTGCAGTGGCATTAATCTGCTGGGTGATCTTTAACAAAACACGTCTCGGCAAAAACATGTACGCGATCGGTGGCAACATTCAGGCGGCGCATGTATCCGGGATTCATGTGGCTCGTAACCTGGTTGCCCTGTATGCCATTGCGGGTGCACTGTATGGTCTGGGCGGTGTACTTGAGGCAGCACGCACAGGTGGAGCAACAAACAATTACGGTAACATGTATGAGCTGGATGCGATTGCTGCTTGTGTGGTCGGCGGCGTATCAACGGCGGGTGGTATTGGAACGGTACCTGGGGTTATGGCGGGTGTGCTGATCTTCGGGGTCATTAACTATGGTCTGACGTTTATCGGTGTAAGTCCATACTGGCAGTTGATTATCAAAGGATTGATCATTGTTGCTGCGGTGGCTTTTGACATCCGTAAGTATATGGCAAAGAAATAAGATGACCTAAAAAGGTTACACAGTCACTCCGATGACAGAACAAACTTCTGATCGCTGTTATCCCCAGATTTTTTGATTCCCTTCTAAGGAAGTGAAAATCCGGG
This window contains:
- a CDS encoding sensor histidine kinase codes for the protein MKFLSRWVKSTGPQLRSRLRSSRVSSIRFIITWSFSVFIVLVLTIMAMLLHDKFTQAAERSAELTTRQIVDQVSYNLEDYVRSMSHLYRAIEEHMLRDGTWEGELVDKQLDTLLSSREDIISITLLDSTGKLLKNRPTAELKPSAHVTQQGWFQSALRVPDHLSFSLPHIQNMYRGPYKWVVSMSKGITIRQNGQDRQVILLVDINFKQMDELSRRVSLGQRGYVYIIDESAGNIVYHPQQQLMYMGLKSENIEQALVASGSYEDEADGQKRLNTVKSVANIGWKIVGVAYLDEIMTTRQEVNGYLIRVLVVVLVLVILVSLFLSSSLTRPIRRMERKMKAVERGDFNVELPIEGPLEVERLSRRFNLMVNKIRTLMDEIIHEQEQKRSLELEALQAQINPHFLYNTLNSVVRMVGMSRNEEVITMITSLSRLFRISLSQGKTIITVREELEHAQHYLTIQQMRFKRKFNFTIKADETLLECLTLKLVLQPLIENAIVHGIEYHMDEGSIEVDVYREDNKLVFRITDNGVGMTEEQMLGLLSGSPVVKSGAGSGVAVRNVHDRIRLYYGEGFGLEFASELEEGTTVWVRIPIQSQQKEGEPNDR
- a CDS encoding substrate-binding domain-containing protein is translated as MTDNKENRSDIHSHRVVGSYIRTFWKKVAASFPGIRKRRLVIQTAASCCCLLMCSACGLSSPDATAVPPRIALITPAGTGELAEAIRLGAEAAAKESGAELITVEAYPSDGDIYTPAILDSAGSQMQVKQANINSQTLSRSAREHAQVEAAASALKQGASALLVDPLSEKALSDIIQEAQTTNSNGTIVPVIVLNDEFPVKGITSFISMDNVEAGRQAGQAMAELLEGKGHVALLGPDPLNSGLIQREQGVMEALVQYPDIQVEPKSICNTRDGCWQTAKQLLDQQEVDGFITLQEPASLGAADELNRRKSADKIRIVGFGSEQQQLEQLQEGVFDHLIVQNGYSAGYLGLNQAVARLNNQQVQARVLLETKLVSTDNMFWMDNQKLLFPFVQ
- a CDS encoding galactose ABC transporter substrate-binding protein; the encoded protein is MKKTWMTLLITACMVVAAGCSSGGDSAGGSTGTDTGGQTAAGTEAPKIGVAIYKFDDTFMTGVRNAMTAAAEGVATLDIVDSQNAQPTQNEKVDLFVSKKYNAMAVNPVDRTAAGVIIDKAKAANIPVVFLNREPVAEDMNKWDKVYYVGAKAEESGTISGQLIVDYWKAHPEADKNGDGKLQYVMLKGEPGHQDAELRTKYSVQAIQDAGIEVEALAEDTAMWDRVKGQEKMQAFLASHGDKIEAVLANNDDMALGAIEALKAAGYFKDGKSMPVVGVDATAPAIQALQDGTMLGTVLNDAKNQGAATVALASVLAKGETPTKENTKYDITDGKYVWIAYKKITKDNIADAQ
- a CDS encoding sugar ABC transporter ATP-binding protein; translated protein: MESPYLLEMNGVSKAFPGVQALSQVTLKVKPGTVHALMGENGAGKSTLMKCLFGMYRPDEGTIRIEGKAVDIPNSKAALQQGISMIHQELNPVPHRPVMENIWLGRFPMRGILVDEKRMYTDTLALFKDLNLDIDPKAQAGTLSVSKIQSMEIAKAVSFQSKVIVMDEPTSSLTGKEVDQLFAIINELRSRGVSIIYISHKMEEILTISDEVTIMRDGFVVGTWDAADLTTDLIITRMVGRDLDERFPERTNVPSEVILKAEGLTSSQSKSFCDVSFELRKGEVLGIGGLVGAQRTELIESLFGLRRLASGTISIHGRKVKINSPAAAKRHNIALLTEERRVTGIFPVLSVYENTIIASLGRYRNRVGLLDEKKGREVAREQTQKFRTKTPSVNTLIRNLSGGNQQKVLLARWLLTDPEILLLDEPTRGIDVGAKFEIYTIITELARQGKSIIMISSEMPELLGMSDRIMVMSEGRLTGIVDGAEATEQDIMRLAAQQRMA
- the mglC gene encoding galactose/methyl galactoside ABC transporter permease MglC, giving the protein MNTQMINQVKQYVTQRAIFIVLILLIIGIAIADPNFLAFSTLRDILQQSSTRAIIALGAAFILVTGGVDLSAGRVVGLTAVVSASMLQIDEYANRFFPDLPHLPVLLPILVGITAGLFVGLVNGLIVAKLHVPPFIATLGTMVAVYGLNSIYFDTEPNQSQPIGGLRPDFTVIGSGYIDLGGGYSIPYIVLIAIAVALICWVIFNKTRLGKNMYAIGGNIQAAHVSGIHVARNLVALYAIAGALYGLGGVLEAARTGGATNNYGNMYELDAIAACVVGGVSTAGGIGTVPGVMAGVLIFGVINYGLTFIGVSPYWQLIIKGLIIVAAVAFDIRKYMAKK